The following DNA comes from Brassica oleracea var. oleracea cultivar TO1000 chromosome C5, BOL, whole genome shotgun sequence.
GAGATCTTGAAGTCTTAACCACTCACTGGGTTACAAGATCTCCGAATCAAACAAAATCGAGTTTAGTTTGTGTGAAAATGAGATAACAGAGGGACCACATAAATCAACAAAACAATTTTTACTGTTGAAATAACATAATCCATCTCCTAAAATTCCAAATGATTGTTTTTTTTTGAACTCAAATTCCAAATGATTGTTGCTTAATTAGTTAGCGCAGAACAAGCAATTGATATGATCGGTGCTGAAAAATGTATTTATAAACAAGATCGAATGATATAAATTAGTTCTTAGATGTAATCTTTTTATATTCTTTGCTGTCATGGATTCTGGTTAATTAGACTAAGATGATATGTGAACGTTTGCTGGGTTCTAGATTAACCTGCGGATGTGATAATAAAGATGTATTCCATAATGAGACAACGTATTGCTAAACACAGTACATACTACACGCTCATTAACCAAAAAACTCTCAGTTCTCAAAATAGTTTATCCTTGTCGTTAGTGATGGTATTGAGGGGCACATACCCACTTGAAGGGTGTGGGTTAACTGTTTGAACGGGATTCAGTCGACTAGAGTGAAAGAAGTCAGAAATGGGATGACTAAACACGTTTTATTAGATTCGAACTGAAAGGTTACAAGAGTCACAGGAAAGTGAGAGAACAACAAGATCAAAGAGATCGCTAAAACCCTAGATCTAGCCGCTTAGTGTGTAAAATCCGAAGTCCCCTTTCTTGTTGCTTCCTCTCCCCCTTTTATAGGTCTACTGTCCTTGATGCCCTAATTTCGTACCTCTTTGGGCCTTGATGCGAGAGGCCGAGTATACGGGCCTGGGAAAAGTTTCCTCCAAGCGGGGTACTTCGGGCCGGCTTACTCGACCGGCTAAAAGTACTCTAAGGTCGAGCTGACGTCTTTAGCCGCCGAGCCGACTAAACTAATCCAACTTGCTGGATTAGGGCCTGTTATTCGGTGGGCCTTGTGGAGGGATGCAATCCATCTCCTACAATAAGTCCCCCCCAGTTCACTTGTGAGCGACGTGGCGGTCTCAGTGAATTTGTGGGTCAGGTTTATTCGGATAGTAGGCTCTAATGCAAGAGATAATCCTTCCCGTTTAGTCGTCGGTGTGTGCTTTTAGTCGCATGATGTTCTGTAGGTGTCTCTAGTCGCTCCGAGTAGCGTTTGCCTTGACTCGCTTACTTGCCTCTCAGTCTTTATGATGAGATACAGTTTACTTGGGTGATAGATTATTTCGGATAAAACGACGGGGATCGGTTTTGCTGGTTAACCGGGGGCCGGTTTAAATCGAGACCAGGAATTGATTCCGGTCTGACAACCTGATTGAAAACCAGTTCAAGTGAGAAACTGAACCGTCGCGAGTAAGTTTGACTCTATCTCAGCGTCTTTTGGTCGATGATGCCCATAGGCTGATTCGTGGTGAAGGCGCGGATCGCGTCGAAGTCGAGAGCAGCGACGCATTTAGGCGGCCTTTGAGGCCCATTTAGGCCTTCGTAGACCTAATGATTGCACTTGGAAAACATGCTTTCATTTTTGCTATAAATGGGTTTCTCTCCTTTGCTTTCGCCTATCATCCTGGCGGGATCTTCGAGGAACTCTCTCCACTCCCGCCTGAATTACTTCGTGATCCGCGGGCTCAGTCGTGGAGGAATGTTTTCGATTCTTGCTCCTCTCACAAGACGGTGAAGGATTTGTTGAGGCGAAATGGAGGCGCCGGCGTTACATACATCATTCCTTCTAATGGGCAACGTCCTTGGTCGCCTCCAACTGGCTACCAGTGTGTCTACGAATCTTATTTTGGAGACCATACGAAACACTGGTTTCCGATTCCCCGACTGATCACCTCTTACGCATTTTGTCGAGACATTGCAATCTGTCAGTTGCTTAATGGGTCGCTGCGCATTGCGGTTATGCCGATGGTGATGGCAACGGTGATAGACGTGTCGATGAGTGTGAGAGTGTTCGAAGAGTTAACTTTCACGAAGGCGGAGCCGCATGGAATATTCTCAGTGAAGATGCGTTCGAGCTACAACGTCTTGACTGGGCATCCGAACAAGACGAAAGACTAGCAGCGCTCATATTTTTATATCAAGTCCGACGAGCATGCCTTCTCGGAGCCTCCTGGGGACGACTATCGCGTGCTATGGAATAAAACGCTTGGTAGATACTGTTTGTTATCGTCATGTCCTATTCGGGGATTCTAATCACGTGTTCCTTATTGTTGCAGTTCGCCACCCGAATACAATCGCATACCCGGAGAAATTCTTCGAGAGTGCCCAGGCGATCGCGGCTCACAGCCATCTCCGTTGGCCTGATCTTAGTCGGGAGTGGATAAGGCATCAAGAAGCTCGGATTACTAGAGGTGAGTTTGTTGATCTTTCACCGAGAAGTTTTATCAACAACTTATCTGCGCCGGCTTTATGTTTTTGTTGACTATTCAGTTTTTTGCACTTAATTGGGAGTCGAGGCTTCCTGTTGTACTCGGGCCCCGTAAGTCGCGCCTGTCCCTTTTTACTCGGAAACAGCAGAAGCTTCTGGACGAAGCTAGAAAGATGGACGGAGTTCCGGACCTGAGCGCGTTATTGAAGGGGAAGCTGCAATTGCTTTCGAAGAAATTAACTCCCGCTAATGTGCAAGGATCGACTAGTTCTGACGGTGGCGGAGCTTCCAAAGAGAGAGCACCTGGTTTAGTCGACGAGGGTGTTGGGGCAGAGCCTTCTGCTTCGAGTCCCAAAAAGAAAAAGAAGAGCAGGAAAGCCAAGAGGAAAGCAACTGATGAGGTTCCTCTTGAAGAGACCGCTTCTCTCGATGAAACTTCTGAGGGATTGGAAGCAAGGAAGAAAAAGGGAGGAAGGAAGAGGCCTTACGAAGGGGCTACTTCCTCTGTTGATCAAGAAGAGGCGCCGACAGTAGGATGAGAAGGTGCTACAGAGGATCTCGTCGAGACAGACCCGTCCGAGGCGGTGCCTGAGGATCGTCCCAGAAAGAAGAAGAAGAAGAAGTCTATCGAAGCGGAGCCACGTCCTTCTGATGTTGAGGCGACCCTGGTCGATGTCGCCACAAGAGGTGGCGTTTCTCCCGAAACTCCTCTGGAGAAGAAGAGAAAGGTCTCAACGCGAGGGAGTGGTTCTGGGAGTGATCCTGCTGCGAGCGAGAGGTCTGCTCCTGATGCGTCTGCGAGATAAGGTTCTCGTTCTGAAGGTTCTATTGTGAAGAGGGGGAGAATCGAGTTCCCCGACCAAGGCCAGTTTCCTTATGACGAGGCAACTCCCCTGATCCTTAATCCCCTTAGATGCGCGGAACTGACGCGCCAAATTCGTGGTGGGACGAAAGAGATGCCGCAACTGGAGGATTTTTACTTCAAGAATGAATACGTTGACGCTGCTTCTTCGAGAGTGTGGGTATCTGCGCTACCTTTCATCATTTATTTCCTTTGATTTATTAGGTTCATCCATCTCACTTAGTCCATGTTTATCGTTCCGCAGAGTGACGGGAGCATGAACTACCTTGTTGAGAAGTACGACAGTGCTCTGAAGCAGACGATGATCCAGTTGGGACCTTCAGAGAAGCTTGCTCAAGCGAGGTTGAAGGCCATTGAGAGAGTAAGGGCGGATCATAAGAAGGCTAACGAGAAGGCTGCGAAGGAGAAAGAAATTCTTCGAGTGAAGTTCGAAGAGCTGGAGGGTAAGCTCAAATCCGCCAGCGCGGCGAAGAAAGAGCTTGCCCGAGAGAACACTCGTTTGGAGCAAGCGGCTGCGACCCTTGAGAAGGAGAAGACTGAGCTACTCGAAGAAAGGGATGCTGCAGTAGAGAAATTGATTGGAGAGAGGCAACGCTTGAGGGACTCCCGGGGGTTGGAGGTTACTCGCGAGATGGAAAGGGTCGAAGCTGCTATGGTCGAGAAGGCAAATCGCTGCTTTGGTCGCGTGCGCGACCATTTTACTCGCTTGGACGCCTTTGGGAAAGTGAAGAACCTGTACGGTCAAATNNNNNNNNNNNNNNNNNNNNNNNNNNNNNNNNNNNNNNNNNNNNNNNNNNGACGTCTTTGCTGAGCAGGAGAAACTCTATGAGGCGGAGGCTACGAAACTTTGTGTAGGTCTGCTATCTGATAGCGACCTCACTCTTTCTCCGCTGGTTCTTCCTTCTCGTTTCGTCGAGGACAGGTTTAGAGCGTCGTTTGATCCTTATGGGTCGAACGTAATTTTGATCAGACCGGAGACGGTTTCTCAGCTCATTAGCTCGCTCGAGATTACCGAGGAGCCATCAGAGGAGCCATTGGTTGATGTCACGTCGGTCCCTGCTGAGCACGTCGAGGTCCCGGAGGGAGGTGGTCTTGATGAACGTCCAGAGAACGAGAACCTGAAGGAGGTCCCCGGAAAGGACAACCTTAAGACATGCGACACTCCGGTTCGAGAGGAAGAGACCAAGAACGTGGGCATCGAGGATCCTGTCCTCGTCTCGGATTCTTCCTCTGAAGGACGAGAAGAGGAAGAGGAAGAAGATGATAGAGCCGAGGAGACGTCGCCGCCGCAGCCTGTCGAGGAAGAGACGACCAACGAAGTCGGGAATAGAGATGTTCCCCCGCCTCATGTTGTGGACTCTCTTGTCCCTGTTCCTACTCGGGTGGAAGACCCGACTGCTGCCGCTACTGAAGACTCAGTTGGTCCTCCTGCTCTTGGGACGCCAGAGGAGGAAGATCAAGATTCTGTGCCTTAACGCTTTGCCTATGTTGTGTTTCTTTGTACTTTTTGTGTTTGTGGTCTTGATAGACCATGTTGTTGTATGACTAGACATACTTTCATTTTTTCGGTAAGTCGCTGTTTCAAGCAGACTTTAGATTTGTGGGTTGTTGTGTTCCTTATCTGTACTTGCAACTTGTCTAAGTAAATTTCAGTTATCTTTAGAGTCTCGCGATATATTCGCTTAGAAACAATAGATTCCTGACCTTTGGCTTTTGCAAATAGATAATGACAAAACCCGCTAAGGGACTTTGTTCAGCTCTTGNNNNNNNNNNNNNNNNNNNNNNNNNNNNNNNNNNNNNNNNNNNNNNNNNNNNNNNNNNNNNNNNNNNNNNNNNNNNNNNNNNNNNNNNNNNNNNNNNNNNNNNNNNNNNNNNNNNNNNNNNNNNNNNNNNNNNNNNNNNNNNNNNNNNNNNNNNNNNNNNNNNNNNNNNNNNNNNNNNNNNNNNNNNNNNNNNNNNNNNNNNNNNNNNNNNNNNNNNNNNNNNNNGTTGGGTCCTTAGGCTAAGTGTCTGATCAGGACATAGCTAGGAAATGAAACGTGAGTGTCCGCGTAGCTCCTGCCGGAGATACGGGAGCCGTTGGGTTCGACAATCGGTATTTACTCGATCGATGTCGAAACAAAGAACACGATTTTGACTTTGGTTTTGTTACAGCTGGACCGGTTAAGGCTGCCTACGTACCTCGGTTGAGGATCAAGCCATTCGTAGTTCGTTTTTCCCGAGTGAAAGTGCCCGTTGGAAGCGCATTTACTCGGTCGAGTAGAAGTGACCGCGGAGGTGCATCTACTCGGTTTTTTTTTTTTTTTTTATGTCCCTACGAGTAGAAAAGTCGTAGATGCATTGAGTTCCAAGCTCGAGGCACTTCTTCTCCGCGTGGCGTTTAAAGTCGGTAGACGCCTGGTTTCACAACTTTGATGATTTTGTAAGGTCCTTCCCACCTAGCGCCGAGTTTACCGGAGTTCAGCTCCTTAGTGTTCTCGAACACTTTGTGCATGACAAGGTCACCGAGTTCAAGGGGTCGGGCTCGGACCTTTTTGTTGTAGTAACTCTCTATCTGATGTTGATAGTTTTGGATTCGTAGCAGAGCTTGGTCCCGTCAATCTTCAATTTCGTCGAGGGCATCAAGCAGCATCTCCTTGTTGAGTTCGACGTACTGGGGCATTTTCGAACGTCGAAGGCTTGAAACGTTAACTTCTGCGGGAGCCATAGCCTCGACACCGTATGCAAGAGAGAAAGGTGTCGATTTGGTCGACCCTCTTGGTGTGTGCTCCATAGAACTCCGTCGAGTTCGTCGGCCCAATAACCCTTTTTCAGGTCTAAACGTTTCTTAATGCCGTCGATGATGAGCTTGTTGGAAGATTCCGCTTGGCCGTTTCCCTGCGGGTAACGAGGGGTGGAAGGGCTTAATCGAATGTTCCATTTGCTGCAGAACTCTTTGAAGTTGCATGACATGAACTGTGATCCATTATCACTAACGATTTCATACGGTAGACCGTGGCGGCAGATAATGTTTTTCCAGACGAAACCACGGACTTCTTTGTCTGTGACTTGAGCGTAGGCTTCAGCTTCGATCCATTTGGTGAAGTAATCAGTGAGGACGAGAATGAAACGCCGCTGGCGGGAGCAGGGAAGAGGTCCTATAATATCCATTGCCCATCGCATAAGCGGGTACGGCGCGATCGTCGTTCGTAATATTTCAGTTGGACAATGGATGCTTGGTGCGTGCCGTTGGCATTTGTCGCAGCTTCTAGCGTAGGACTCGCAATCTGCGTTCATCGTCGGCCAGAAAAAGCCTAGGCTTCTCACTTTGATCGTTAATGCTCGTCCGCCCGAATGGTTTTCTCCAGTGCCTTCATGCGTTTCGGCCATAACCCTGACCGTTTCATCACCATGGATACATTTGAGGAGTACTTTACTCGCAGTCCATCGATTGAGTTCTGCGTCTAGGATGACATAATGGGCACTGCGTGTTTTTAGTCGGCGGGCTGCCCATTTCTCGGTTGGAAGTTCCACCTTTGAGAGATAGTCGATGAACTAAGTTCTCCAGTCAAGGCCGAATCTATCAGTATCGAGCGTGTCGGTTTGGTGACTGGGGCTATGATGATGGTTTGGTCCATCGAGATATCGATTCTCGGCTTCTCAATGCGGTGTATTGGAATGGTTCGCTTAACTTGGTCCCGAAGCTTGCTTCCAAGGGCTGCGAGGGCGTCGGCCTAAACGTTTTCACCTCTGGGAACTTTGACGAGTTCGAAGAATTCGAACTCTGCGGCTAAGCCTTGTACTATCTTGAGGTAGGCGTCCATGCGATCGTTGCGGGCGTCGTAGTCACCGCTAAACTGACTGGCGACTATCTGCGAGTCGCAGTAGGCGCTTAGGCGTTTGGCCTTGACAGCTTTTGCTAAGCGGAGTCCAGCGATCAAAGATTTGTATTCTGCTTGGTTGTTCGAGGCTGGAAAGCCGAACCTAAAAGACTGTCTGATCAGTTCTCCGGTCGGGGACTGTAGTTGAACTCCGGCACCTGCGCCCGTGTTAGTCGAAGATCCGTCGACATGCAATGTCCAGTTTGGGGTTGGGAGTGTGAGATCTTGCTCCAATTCTGGGGCCAATTCGACTAAGAAGTCAGCAAGAACCTGAGATTTCGCTGCGGTTCTGTTCTTGTAAGTGATATCAAGCTCACCGAGTTCGATAGCCCACTTCGTTAGTCTTCCGGACCTGTTTGTATTTTGGAGGATCGTTCGGAGGGGCTGGTCGGTTAATACTTCCACCGAATGTGACTGAAAGTGTGGGTGAAGCTTTCTCGCCGCTTCGACGACCGTCAGCGCCATCTTCTCCAGGGTTGGGTATCGCGTTTCTGGTCCGGTCATGCGCCTGCTTGTGTAGAAGATTGGCTTTTGCTCACCTCAGTCATCTTTTATCAGAACGCTGCTGACTGCTGCTTGCGACGTAAAGAGATAGAACGTCGCCGANNNNNNNNNNNNNNNNNNNNNNNNNNNNNNNNNNNNNNNNNNNNNNNNNNNNNNNNNNNNNNNNNNNNNNNNNNNNNNNNNNNNNNNNNNNNNNNNNNNAGATCGTAGAATGGCAAGCATTTGTCGGTGGATCTGGAGATGAACCGATTGAGTGCAGCTATCCTACCCGTAAGCCGTCATGCTTCTCTACTATTTTTTGGGCTTGGGAGGTTCAGGACCGCGGATATCTGCTTCGGGTTGGCTTCGATCCCCCGCTGCGTGACTATGTACCCAAGGAACTCGCCTGAGGAAACCCCGAACGTACACTTTGCTGGGTTCAGTTTCATGCCGTATTTGTTGAAATTTTCGAAGCAATCTTGCAAATGATGGAGGTGATCAGCGGCGTGTAGCGACTTGACAAGCATGTCATCGATGTATACTTCCATGGTGACGGCCAGCTTATCTGCGAACATTTTGTTCACAAGACATTGGTAGGTTGCTCCTGCGTTCTTCAAACCGAATGGCATGACCTTATAGCAGTAGGTTCCTCTATCTGTGATAAAGGCCGTCTTTTCNNNNNNNNNNNNNNNNNNNNNNNNNNNNNNNNNNNNNNNNNNNNNNNNNNNNNGTCCATGAAGGTGAGCATCTCGTTTCCAGCCGTGGACTCGACTAAACGGTCGATGTTGGGAAGAGGATAGTTGTCCTTTGGGCATGCTTTATTTAAATTAGTGAAGTCGATGCAGACGCGCCACTTCCCGTTCTTCTTCTTAACGACTACTGGATTTGCTAACCACTCGGGGTAGCGCACCTCAGCAATTGAGCCAGCGCCGAGTAACCGGTCAACCTCTTCGTTTACAGCCTTTGACCTGTCGGGACCGAGCTTGCGTCGCTTCTGCCGGATAGGCTTGAATGTCGGGTCGATGTTTAGTTCGTGAGTTGTTATAGCCGGATCAATTCCTTTCATGTCTGACATGGACCACGCGAATGTGGACACATTCGTCTTGAGAAAGTTGAGAACTGACTGTTGCATATCTTCAGACAGATACGCACCAATCCTTGCGGTCCGGCGTGGATCGGTATCGTCAATAGGTAACTCGAGAACTTCGCCTTCCTGGGAGCAGACTTTATTGGTTGGAGGAGAAACAGAGTTAACCGATAGAGACGATCGTTGGAGTTTGACTGTGGCGACTAGGAGTTCCCTAGCGACTTTTTGATCCCCTTGCAATGTTTTGATTTTTCCGTCTGTACCGGGGAACTTGACACACTGGTCATAAGTAGATGGAATAGCCTACATTGAGTGTATCTAGGGGGTTCCAAGTATAGCGTGGTAAGGGGCCTTCGTGCTTACAACGGCAAACTTGACAGTTCGAGTGACTCCACATGCGCGTACTGGAAGGCGGATTGTTCCCAGTATTGTTTCGGAGGATCCGTTGAAGCCGGTTAATGTTCTGGAGGACGGTTTTATGTCGTCAAGATCGACTCCCATCTTCTGCAGAGTTTCTCGGAAGATGAGGTCGACAGAGCTTCCTGTATCAACGAGGACCTTGGTGACATCGTACTCCCCAATTCCAAGGATGACAAGAAGAGGGTCGTTGTGGGGTACGTGAATCCCCTCAGCGTCATCCGGTGAAAAAGTTATCGGAGGGTGACTTGGCGGTCTAGTCGGCCACCTCTGCGAAGTCGCGACCTGTCGACGGTAATCCTTGATGGAGCGAACAGAGTTGCCGCAAGGAGGAGAACCGCCAATGATGACATTTAGTTGCTGTCGCGTTTTTACTTGCTTTGAGTCTAAGAAGGCGCGTAAATCGGTTGATACGCTGCTGTCGTTTTTTTACGACGGAGTGTTGTTGCTTGACGTCTTGGTTTGCTCCAAACGCCTTCGGAGGTCAGTGGATTTCGAACGATTGAGACGGATGCGAAGATCGCATGCTCTTGCGTTGAGTTTATCTCGAAGGTCACCGTTTGGGCGCTCTTTGGGATCGGGGTCACCTGTTGAGATACGCCGGGATTTCCGTGCATCCAACGTTGTTCGGAGATCATTGNNNTGTTCGGAGATCATTGCGCGTGGAGCTGTTGCTGTTTTCGGATTCAAACTTTCGTTTCAGAACATCTCTCAAATCTTCGAGTACAGGTGTGTCGTGGTTCTCGTCGTCCGACGACAAGGTTTACTGAGAGAGTATAACCTCAATGCGGCTGCGGTTAGCTGGTTGCTCTTCGTCGGCTGAGGAGTCTCCCTCGCCGTTATCCTTCGGAGCATCCTCCTCGTCGTCTCGTTGTTGAGTTTTGCTATGTCGACCTTTGCGTGTAGCTTTGTGCTGGGCTCTCCTTTCTTTATTCTTGCTCCAGCTCTTGCCGTTCTTCGGCTTAGCCTTTAGGGGTTCGAATTTGAAGTCGCCACTTGCTAGGGATGAGAGGTAGTGCGCATAAAGTGACTTGCACTCTGTCGTATCGTGCCCTTTGAGGTCGTGATATTTGCAGTGTTTGGTGAGATCGACGGTTCTGGAAGGTCCTGCCGCTGAACCTGCTACTGTTGTAGTCTGGGTAGAGCAAACGGCGTCGACTGGTTTGTCGGACGAATCGAGTTCCCTTACCCACTTGTTCCAACCTTCTCTGCGGACTACGAGAGTTGAAACCGGTATGTTGTTCTCATTGACGATATACATGTATCCGTCTTTGCGGCCGTTTTTGTCGATTGGGGCATGCTGGCGCGGTTCTTGTCGCGTGTTGGCGTTTTTAGCCGCTGGAGCTTTGGGTGCGTTCATCTTGCTGAGAATGGTCTGTAGCTTTGGGTGCGTTCATCTTGCTGAGAATGGCGTTAGTA
Coding sequences within:
- the LOC106344734 gene encoding uncharacterized protein LOC106344734 is translated as MISEXXNDLRTTLDARKSRRISTGDPDPKERPNGDLRDKLNARACDLRIRLNHSKQVKTRQQLNVIIGGSPPCGNSVRSIKDYRRQVATSQRWPTRPPSHPPITFSPDDAEGIHVPHNDPLLVILGIGEYDVTKVLVDTGSSVDLIFRETLQKMGVDLDDIKPSSRTLTGFNGSSETILGTIRLPVRACGVTRTVKFAVAIPSTYDQCVKFPGTDGKIKTLQGDQKVARELLVATVKLQRSSLSVNSVSPPTNKVCSQEGEVLELPIDDTDPRRTARIGAYLSEDMQQSVLNFLKTNVSTFAWSMSDMKGIDPAITTHELNIDPTFKPIRQKRRKLGPDRSKAVNEEVDRLLGAGSIAEVRYPEWLANPVVVKKKNGKWRTAFITDRGTYCYKVMPFGLKNAGATYQCLVNKMFADKLAVTMEVYIDDMLVKSLHAADHLHHLQDCFENFNKYGMKLNPAKCTFGVSSGEFLGYIVTQRGIEANPKQISAVLNLPSPKNSREA